The genomic window TTTCTACtacaagagaaaataaaaaaaaaaatcataggaaGTTGAGCTGGAAGCCCCAAAAATTGACCAGTAGGAGGAGTCTGAAAAATACTGACTTCCTTTTTCTAGAAGATAATTTTTAGAGCTTTATCTATAGATTATGGTAATTTTCAAATAAGCAGTGTCAGCAATGCATTGGGTCCCTTTAGACTGAGAGCCACAAAGGATACCAGCTATATTTGAGCAATAGGAAGCATTTGTTGaaaacctctttttttttttttttttttttttttttgtggttctTTTTGAATGAGGTTTCTAAGTGACTGAATCTTTCTGTTTTTAATCATCAAATGGAATTTGTTAGTCAAAGACTTGAAAAGATTTGATGAGTGGCTTGCAACTTGGCTTTAACTACATATTATGCTAATTTTCAAATAAGCATTGATGAGGAATTGGAAGCATTTGCtaatcaactttttttttttttttttttggaatgagGTTTCTAAATGACCAGAATATTTCTgtttctaatcatcaaattaccTGAAGACTTGAAAGGACTTGGTGAGTGGACTTGCAACTTAGGTGGTACAGAGATGTCTTTAGAGCCATCATTGGATAAGCTTTTGAGGTACAAAATTCTCATTCCCTGTGAGTTTGTGATAGCTGGTTAGAGATGCACTGCACCAAACCTCTTCCAACTCGTTATTAAATCTGCACTCAGCTGGGAAACATGGGCATATGAGTACGAGGATTCCTAAATTACCCTGAGATGCTGTTAATGGACATGGCGCATGTTGGAACGCATGGTTGCAGTGGGACTCAGGAATCCTTTTCGTTGGCTTGAACTTTAAAGATGACAGCCTAATATATTCTACCTCAGAAAGCTTTCTCAAGACTTGGcgcgatgaaagaaaaaaatccaagaggaaGAACTTTGTTAAGGCAAGAAAATTTTGTTAACGTAAACACATAAACAGGGTAGCTTAACGTACTCATTTGTTCCCTATTTTTGCATATTTAGTAATAAAAACATGTTCTTGTTAAAGAAAATCAAGGGAAAATAAGAAAATGTTGATGCTAGAAAATAAGAAAATGCATTCGGTTTTGACTCAAACTTAATTACATTAATCTAAAATAGTAGGTTCGGTGTCAAGTCCACCCGGAAGAAGCAATCTGAGTGAAAATTGGCCTATTGGTTCAGTTGGTTAGATCGACTTGCTAATAATGCAAAGTTCGCATGTTCGACACCTGCATGGGCCAATTGATTTCAATTAGATCCTCAAAAAGAGAAGCAATCAGAGGGCCAACTTCTTGAGTCGTACGGTCAATGCCGCTGAAAAAACCCCACAATACCTACTTTCTGCATAAAAGTACAAACGAGATGAATGATGCTTGGGCCAGCACTTCAGCCTTGGCTCGGGCCTATCTCAGAAAAGGAGGGTCCAGATGATCTTTACTTTTTAAAATCATCATTATAATTACCACCATCATCACCATGGTTTTATTCAGCTAAGCTTTTGGAGTGTCAGAAAGCACTTTCTGATCATTCAAAAGCATCTTTTGGATGGTATAGTGATGTTTGCTTAAAAAAtcgaaaaattattttgactttaTCAGAAAACAGAAAAGATCTATTTGAAAAAACTCCATTTTGAAGCTTTCTCTAAAAGTACTTTCTAACCAATAtccgaaaattattttgatttaaataaatttttttaacaaccAAAATGCCCATTAACAAATTTCATAATTACatcttatatcatatcatattatattattataccataaatataatataatataataaaaaattaatattataatatattataaatatataacataatctattatggtattaaataaaaattgatataacaatatttaataataatacaatataatttgttaaattataatttattattagattagattataatccattatattacattacattatataataataataatattgtacaataaaataatattttaaaatatcataataatacaatataatataataatactttgataataatataatataatatatattagattagattataaccaatatattatattatgttataaattatattataattataataatattatattatattacgatattatgttacattatatgataataatattatataatataatattattttaatatataatattatattatattattctgtACTATGCAATACTatgtaatatcttttattatcattttattatatcaaaatacttttttattttacttaccaaatatatgttaaaattttCAAGCATTTTATCAATGTAGTTACTAAACAGCAAATAGCATTTTGTAAAAATTCTATTTTCAAAAGCTctacttttcaaaaattttatttctaaaaacttCAAAAGCGATACTACCAATAACAATCCCAAATAGTACTACTATTACTGTTAGTACTACTACTATAACAATTATAATTGTTATTATTAtcactattattattattgttactaTTACTATTAACTATATTATTatagttattattttatttttattagaaaaaattaataaaaaatattcaattgagtttaaacttaaaagtagtTATCCACTTAAGTTTTAAGTAAAAAATCCTCCCAatttgaaacataacttaaaaacagctatccaaataaaataaaatgacctAATTGCCCTTGCAGTTATAAAAcaatactacactattataaaacaatactatactattataaaacaatactgtACTATAATAAAAGCACTATTAcactattataaaatagtaatacactattataaagttatactatactattataaagcaacactacattattgtaaagtaatactataatAAAGAAATACTACACTATGATGATGTAATAATACTTTATTGTAAaggaatactacactaatatagtACAATAAAGTAATACTACATTATTACAAAggaatattatactaatataatataattactaccttattataaaaaaatacacactaatataatacaataaagcaacactgtattattataaaaaaatactatactaatataatgtaatactaccttattgtaaagaaatattatactatgataatgtaatactgcAGTATTTTAAGGGATATAAGGATATAAAAGTATAAGGATAATTTCAACTAAAaatggatagttgcttttaaCTTATGTTTGGAATGGATAGCtatttttacataaaattcaTTTGGAGAGCTGCTTTTAAGTTTAAAGTAGAGCTAAAAATTTATCTCTAGTTCTCTATTTTTACTACTACTATTATTATTTGTATTATTActatttactattattattattactactataattatcatcatcattatcattATGAGATACAATCTATCTTATATCCCAATAGATAAATTCTAATAATTCTGAATGCAAGCTTTCTATCCACAAGTCCCCTGGCTTCTCAAGGAGATTTTGTGGTATCTCTTGTTGTTCCTCTGATCTTCATTTGAATTGTGAATTTCTAAACAGGGGGAAAGATAATTTGAATTGCAAATTTTAACCAAAGAGTTATAGTGCGAGGAAGGACTGCAGATTTTGGTCGTAGCgtgaggaagaaaagaagaagcttCCATGAAGGCAAAGATGAAACATAGCGGTCATCGTGTGTGTGCCAAATATGGATACGTATGAGAGGCTCATGCCAATATGTTGGTAGTGTCGCACCCATTTTGATAAATCCAATTCTTCATTACTCCTAAAGGAATGTGGAATTTGTGTGTCGGTCCCtgcaaatttttcttttttatgtttaTAATCTAGTTGCATCTCAATATCAAAGAGAGCTTGTAGCCTACATGGATAAAAGGCATTTGATTTCTAATCAAGCAACTCTGGATTATAGTACAATGATTTCTATCAGTTATGGCATCAGATTTTGAGATCTTAGTGTCTCCAACTTGGTCCGATTTTATTTATAGGCTGCAAGTCTGTTTTGCTAAAACATGATCTATATCCTTGACTTTTTCAGCTATATTAATGAGCAGCACTCATTTACCAAAAAAGCAACTCTGGATTCATGTCCCACCGAGTTTGAATCATTTTTCTTTCTATAAGCCTTTAATATTTAAGCATTATTATTTCTCATGTTTAACAAGTTGTCTAGCAAACATTCTTTGCATATTCTGTAAAACTATAGACAacaccttgtttttttttttttttattttgatgtaatCAGATTTATTCATTTCCTTCAATAGATTTTTCACATAAGATGTAATTGCTGTATCTGAATTTAACAATATCAGGGTGTTTTGTGATATTATTCACCTTTACTTCTTTAGGATTTTAGAAGATCCATTAAGTTCTGCAAAACATCAGCCATTAATTACTTCAAAATATAAAACTAAACCGAATGAAGCCTCACAAAGGAGGACCCAAAATCAGCTCACAAGCCTCCATGACATGACCGCCAGAGCCAGAACCAGAACAAAAGGTATACAATTCACCAAAATGATCACATGGTGGAAAGCAGCCAGACACCCAAAATAGATACTTGGTGGACCGGATAAGCCATTAATTTCCATGGGAACGGTCTCTCTCAGGGTAATGTTTCATCGACTAAAAGACATACAATCAATCTTCTGGCATGGATGGGGGCACATCAATCTGCTGATAGCCTCACTCTAAACTTACTGCTCAAATCATGACACTTAAAATTTTTTGGAATGGGAGGGGATAGGCATCCAAATTTGTTCTAAAATTAACTTCAGATGGCTTGCTTAATCTTTCAACCAAGATGAATGGATTTCAAAGATCAAGATCACTAACAATTAGCTAATGGTGCAACCAATCACTTCGATATATTGGATTCAGCTTTCTCAAGAAATAATGAGTTAGAGATGTTGGTGAGAGGAATGGTAATAGAAATATGTAACTCCCATTCTAATCATTTAGTTGGAAGAAGTCttatttcaattttgaatttAGAATGGAATGAGAATAATCTAATTTACTTAAAACTCAATCCCTATTTTTTTTCTAAGGATTCAAATTTCGATTCTAATTTCGATCACAAACTAAACATTTTGGAAGGTTTAACCATTTCCATTCCAATCCATTTCGATTTCAGTTGCGAACCGAATATCCCTTCAGATGAACATTGAATCCAATGCAGATATGTGTGTACATATTTTGGCTTCAACCAAAAGAGTCGGACTCCTTAAATTATGAAGGGAATTATGACCATGTGAATTTATTTTCTGGGAAAGAGTTGGACCGTTTCCGGATAAAAACAAGATGGAACCCATACCGCCCAACTGCAGGAGCACTAATAAGTATCGGCAACACCGCCACAAAGTCTTTTTCATACTCATTTGTCGTTCACCACCAATTTCCCCCACAATCTTCGTAATAATCATCAATAGACCTGAGAAATTTTTAGTGTGCTTTCCATGGCCGAGCCACATAGATAGCAGCATTTGGCTCGGCCACATCCTATAATAAAAACCAGGAAAGGACGCCCGAATGAGGACAAAATGATCTTGGCCACGAACAAGACAACTCGGCCACCACATGCAGCAGCAGCCCTTATCCCCATCACCAATCATCGCAATCAACTCGAAAAATAGTGGCCCTCCCACACGATAGGTCCATCCTCCTCCACCATTTATTAGGGTTGCCCTCCTCCTCCTTGGCTTGTAGGAAGCCACACTGTGAGATCAAGGGATCATATATATCCCCGAGCACATGAAATGGCAACGCAGGCAGGTCCAACCTTTGAAACGAGTACCGCAGCCCAGAGCTCAACGAAGGAACGCCATGCAAGAAGGAACAAGCACGAGGATGAGAGCtccacatccttcatccttggtaACCTTGCAGAGCTCATCCTCCCTCCTTTGGGCGTGTCAAGTTCCAACCAGACCCAGGTTGACCCCAAGGGAAGAGTTATTGCACCAATGGATTCGAGATACAGGTTAGAACCAATAACGCAATCATCAGTAGTACTTCACAACGCACGCTGCatgaaatatatagttgataagaGAGACATACAAATGAAATGTGTCAAGAATTGTCCGGCGATTCTTATAGATCTCAGTGATGATCACTTTGTGTTTTCTTTTCTGGAGGAAGAGTGATAGAATTGAGAAACTAAGAGATGTCATTCAGGTACTGGGAAACGTTCATGGTGATGCTGGTGGCCTACTCTGCATGGGTGTTCCCACTGGAGATTGGTTTCATGAATGCTGCTCCAAAGGGAGGACTTTTCATTGCCGATAACATCATCCGTGCATTCTTCGCCGTCGACATCATCCTCACATTCTTTGTGGCTTACATTGAACCAAGAACACAGCTCCTCGTCCAGGATTCCAAAAAGATTGCAATCAGGTTAGTTAATATATACCTCTGCTGCTGATCCTTGGACTAGGGTCAAACTAATTGAGTAGAGGCTCATCCTTGGCCTTCCAAAAGGCAAAAAAACCATCCTAAATTTAGTTCTTAAAGTCACAgaagatagatgagaaaaatgGCAGTGTTGATAGATTAAAGGACCGGTCTTCCTTTTTCTGATGCACAGAATAATCTCAAGTGTAACATCGTTGTGCCATCCAATTCAGCTAATGCACATCTAAAGGCGCCCAACATGCATCTTGAGTTAGATTGGACAACATCCACAGCAAGTGGAAACCACTCTCTCACTATATTAGTCCAATATGTTTACCAACTATGTTAGTCGTTATCTAgagtcaaaaaaattattatgtggGTGTTGACTTGATCTCAAAAAGTGCTGCCACAAAGGTCATTCTTGTTAGCTAGCTTCCCTGGGAATGGGCAGGATTCACGTTTCTTGGATATagtccaattattttatcaacacCAACGGTCAAAATTATCCCATGTTGGTCCACCTGAAATCTTCTTTTACCTACCATCTAAATTCGTGAGGTTATTCTTATTAGCAAAAGAAGAGGTAGCTGGCCTATCAACCTTGTTGGATAAGACAAATCCGCCGCAACGTTTTCTCAATTGCTTCCCACCCATCAGTGGATAAGGCCTAGCATGTTCTCTGTGGCCAGACTCATGTCTCCACTTGAAATATGACCCATGCCTCCACTTGAAATATGACCCATACACTAACTTGACCATACACTAACTTGACCACATATTATAGTCAATTGGGTCTTTTCAATAAACTCAAATGGAATTACTAAGGTGACCGTAGATTACTTGTGATCCTTATCTTGAGAATATCTGATCTTCGATGATCAGAGATCACCGTATTTTGTATTCTCTATTCCAATAATTAAAAATCTTCAAATATTCATGTATAACCTATTTGATAAGCCCATTGGAATACAAGATTTCCGaccatataataccaaaactacccctaatatattccataaaaatatttcataataaattactaatatatattactatattaattatcaaaatatgctagaaaaatatatttattaatcctataaaaatatattaattattattatagaatcagtatttttaattcttatagtatattattattctaatattaatatttattttgattagaaaaataagataaataaagttaatatattaaataatttcataatataaatataaagtataataatgtACTTCTATTATAGTataaaagtataattaaataataatatgattgataatatattataatataatatacatcaTTAATACTATATATTTAATATCAGTATGATATaacatatataatattaatataatttattaatgatATATTGATGTACCAATTTTTTCTGCTAGATTGGGAGAGTATTTTTATCCTCAAATTTCAACCAAAGATTACTATTCTAGAGTGATCTTAGATATCTATCCTGAAAGGCCAATTTTCTATCACCAAGTTGGGCgatgattttgaaaaataagaGTGATTTTGGATTACTAACATATAGGATTACCATTATACAACTAAAGATAATAATCTCATCACCTCCTCGTACATTATATTTGATCTTAGGGTCATCACCTAATACCAAATGCCTCCTTAAGGATCCAGAGATATAAAATATCTTCCGATAGCATTGGGTATAAACAATTTCCATGGGTTTGGTACTAGGATGATGAGAATAAAATGGAAACCTTGCAATAATGCAAATTTCACCTTTTCTACCATGCTGGTTAAAGATTCCCAGTTCCATGTCTCTAAATGTAGGACAACTGAACAACTTAAAATCATGTGATCACAGtgccttttctttttaaaaaagctTCTTTTATCATGTCCTTTTGTGATAAGGAGGTGGAATTGCACTTTCTAAGCATCATGGTTTACATGTGAGACAACACAACCAGATATTCATGCTCGAGGATTCTAATTAAGATATGACACGATATttgattgagaaaaaaaaaaaaaaaaatcctacaatCGTAGCTGCTGAAAATTGTGTCACACAAGTGATAGATTTCCAACAACTGCACTCCATCGATGGGCACCTTTAAACTATTGCATGCGAGCTAGAATTCTCTACCATACACAGAGTAATCATTTTTCACAAAACAATTGTGGATGGCAATTCTCAGGTACTTGTCCACATGGTTTATCATGGATGTGGTCTCAACAATCCCATATGAGGCTCTTGGCTACTTCATCACAGGCAGAGTGAAGGCAGGGGTCTCCTACAGCCTGTTGGGCATGCTAAGACTATGGCGTCTAAGCAAGATCAAGCAATTCTTTACTAGGTGCAAAAGTTCATGTTTGATGATGCAAAGCAAAGGTGAAATGTAGAAACTTTTATGAGCACTAACTTTTCTATTGGGCTGCATCGCAGACTTGAAAAGGATATCAGGTTCAGCTATTTCTGGATAAGATGTTGTAGACTCCTATCTGTAAGTTGAAATAGCAGCAACTGCGTTTTTGACTTTGTGCACTGCTAAAATTTGAAACTGGTAACATTTAAGCAACTTCATCTTAGAAATGTTGCAAAGATCATTAAGAACATCCATGAACTGAAACTTCTCAACAAATGAGGCACTTTAGTATTACTCCTGCTCCAGAAATTTAATTAATGTGCTCCAACCAGTCTACATGCAGTGCTATATATTATTTCAGCATGTCTCTATAATGTTTTATGTAGTATCTGCACTTAATATGCTGTAGCATCAATGTGATCCAACAAAATGGTATATTTTAGATCGGCACACATTTTGAGTGTTCAGCTGCATCCTAGGTGTTTTTGAGTAAAAATGATGAAAATCCTGTGAACATGGTTGGTGCAGGTTACCCTTTTTCTAATGCATTGCGCTGGGTGTCTCTACTACTTGCTAGCTGACCGATACCCTAATCAAGGAAAGACATGGATTGGTGCAGTGATCCCAAATTTCAGAGAGGCTAGCTTGTCTGTCCGTTACATATCTTCGATCTACTGGTCCATCACCACAATGACCACTGTTGGTTATGGTGATCTCCATGCAGTGAATGCAAGAGAAATGATCTTTAATATATTATACATGTTATTTAACCTAGGTCTGACCGCATATTTGATTGGGAACATGACAAATTTGGTTGTTGAAGGAACTCGACACACCATGGAATTCGTAAGAACATTTTGTTCCATACATGTCTATTTTTCGATTAGTTCATAACATAATTTCTAAACAGAAGTTAGAAGCATTGAGTTAACTAAGACCAAGGCCAAATATAATTATATGACATGCAGTAGAGAAATGCACCACAGACATAGTTTCCTTTTttcccttctattttttttttttaattttaattttagagggTGAAACAGATGCATTCAAGTGTGTTCtcttttttcatttcatttgaaataattgcaGAGAAACAGCATACAGGCAGCATCTAATTTTGTATACCGAAACCATTTACCGCCACATCTGGGAGAACAGATACTGGCTCATATGTGCCTTACATTCAAGGCAGAGAGTTTGAACCAACATCAACTAATGGACCAGCTACCCAAATCCATACGCAAAAGCATCTGCCAGCACTTCTTCCTGCCGACTCTGAAGGAGGTTTATCTCTTCAAAGGTGTCTCAAAGGACATGCTCTTGCTCCTGGTTAGATATCGCCCTCCAGTCCAGAGTTAATGTCACTTTATACACTAACAATACTATTTGAAATTTTACTTGTATATTTCTCTCAATGACATTTATAATCTTTGTTCAAGGTTACTAAGATGAAAGCAGAGTATGTTCCACCTAGAGAGGATGTCATCATGCAAAATGAGACCCCAGATGATGTCTATGTTGTAGTATCAGGCAAAGTAGAGATTGTGTATTGTGACAATGAGAAAGAAGAAGTGGTTGGAGAACTGAGCACAGGAGATATTTTTGGAGAAATTAGTGCACTCTGCAATAGGCCTCAAAGCTATACATTTCGGACTAAAACATTATGTCAGTTACTGAGGATGAAGCAGTGTAGCCTTAGAGAAGTTTTGCAGACTAAGCAAAAGGATAGGATAGTCATTATTGAGAACTTTCTTAAGGTAATATCTAAGGTGACTCAAGCTTGTAGTCATGGAATTCTTACATATTCAGCAATCATACAACAATACTACTGACcacattattcaaaattttacagCACCAAATTGAATACAAGGATATCAGCATAGCAAATTTGATAGAAGAGAATGGAGAATGTGATGAAGCCAACATACCTTGCAATCTATTGACTGTAGTTGCTACTGGAAGTAGTTGCCTTCTTGAAGAACTACTTAAAGCAGGAATGGACCCAGATATTGGTGACTCAAGAGGAAGGAGACCTCTGGTacaatttcttttcttctttaagaATGATTTAGTAACCTGTGGTATAACAACTATTTTCTGTGATTCCTCCTCTTACATTTAACATAAAAAGAATGTTAACTTTTTGCACACTCTATAAACCTAGATTTCTGGAGAAGAACAACTCCAGAATAAGATGATGATAATTATAATGTTAGTGAATTTTCTCAGAAGAAATTATAACACTAGTGAAGACATCTACTTAGGGCCATTGCTTGCTGCAACTGTAAAAGGCTTGGGCTGACAAGCACAATGCTGCAGGTTGAAGTTCTGGGACAGCCactttgtgcaaaaaaaaaaagaagggccaAAGATTAGGTTTGTGCCTAATCTGCCCCTTTCAAGACAATGAATTGCCTGGACCATAACTGGATAGTGGCCCCTTTTGTTTGGCAAACATGTCTACTTATCTGCCATGTCATGCAGTTAATCAGATTTAGTCGAGCAACCCAAAGATAAAATAGTTAATTTTAgcatcaaaaatcaaaatcaaaggtCCATACAACAGGAAATGGATTGAAAGTGAACTTTCTCAGAAATATTTGAAGCATTATTGTCATGATTGTATGCATTGCTGCTAACTTGCTCATTTGTTATCAGCACATAGCAGCATCAAAAGGATTCGAGGACTGTGTTTTGGTCTTACTCAACCATGCTTGCAATGTCAACATACAAGGTAAACAACTCAAAACTAGAATGTTAATTTTTATAGCAAATACTGATGACAGCTAATTGTGGCAGATATGGATGGAAATACTCCTTTATGGATTGCCATCACTGCAAAGCACCACAAAATTTTCAATCTCTTGTACCGTTGCGCTTGCATATCAAATCCCAATATTGGTGGCAATCTTCTTTGCCTTGCTGCTAAAAGAAATGATCTCTCTACAGTGAAAGAGCTATTAAAACATAGTTTAAACATGGACTCGGAGAACCATGAAGGATTAACTGCCCTACAAGTAGCCTTGGCTGAAAACCATGAAGAAATAATTAGATTCTTGGTCATGAATGGAGCGAACATAGAGAAAGCAGGTCTAAGTGGAAGGAACAAAGAAAAATGAAGCACCACTTGCTTGAAGAAATGGTGCACAAAAGGGAAGTTGGTTACCCAATTACGGTGCTTGAGTTGCCTAGTGAAACTAAGCAAATTAAGGTGTCTGGGGAGCAAGGGCACATGTTGAACTGGGAAAGAATTGGACATTGCCCAAGGGTCAGTGTGTATAAAGGCCATCCATTGCTGAGAATTCCTAGTTCAGAAGCTGGAAAGCTGATAAGTTTGCCAAGCACTATGAAAGAGCTCAAGAACATTATTGGTATGCATCTCTCTCTCCATTTATCTGTTTTGCAAACCATATCCATGTATTTAATGCTATGATGCATGCACAATACTTTCAAGAGTAAAAATTCCACAAAAGttagtgagaaatattttatcTTTATGGTGATTTAAGAATGTTGTGCCCATTTATTGCAAGATTCAAAACTCTATGAGTACCAAGTTTCTTATTTGTTGACAGGGAAGAGGCTTGGAATTGATGCAAGTAACAGAACAGTAACAAATGCAGATGGTGCAGAGATAGACTCCATTGAAGTGCTCAGGCATAATGATAAACTTTTCATAGTCGAGGATGAAGAATTTACCAAAATTTAATGCCAGAAAATATTGACCAATAACTTAAATATTGCACCTAAATTTCCAAGGATCTAATATCTATTTCATGTGGTAGACTTCTAAGAATGTGATGTGGAGCCAAAAAATCACAATCACTTGCAGTGATTCATCTCGCATATTTACAGTAATGCAATATGCATATCGTCTTTATCAGCATCATTACATGCATTTGTTTCACTTGCATAATACTAAATATTAGCTCTTACAAAGCATCTCTAGGTTTAACAATAGCTCCTACagatttatcatttattatctCTTTTATTTTCCTCCTCCATGTTTGGTTCTTAATTTTTAATGCCAGTTTAATTGAAAAGAAGTACATGTGATCGATCATTTGTTTCCTTCCTTTTTTGGTATATGATTGACATCTACATGGCATGGCTTCAAACAAAGCAATAGCTGCAAATGAAATTCAGTTTTCTACCAAATGTCTTCCAATCTATATGAAGCAACCGAAATGAAGCATAAGATTTGCTGCCCACTCGCCAGTCATGTGAGATTAATCTAAATAAACAATTGAAGTCCTTAACCTATGCACATGTCTGAATCTAAATATGATCCTCTTCGAGCTCAAGCATACCCTGAGATCTTTAAATTTTTGACATAGAATCATGTTTTACACTAAGAGCTACGTGATGGTGCTATGGTTCATCACTAAATC from Elaeis guineensis isolate ETL-2024a chromosome 9, EG11, whole genome shotgun sequence includes these protein-coding regions:
- the LOC105051829 gene encoding LOW QUALITY PROTEIN: potassium channel AKT2-like (The sequence of the model RefSeq protein was modified relative to this genomic sequence to represent the inferred CDS: deleted 2 bases in 1 codon); amino-acid sequence: MATQAGPTFETSTAAQSSTKERHARRNKHEDESSTSFILGNLAELILPPLGVSSSNQTQVDPKGRVIAPMDSRYRYWETFMVMLVAYSAWVFPLEIGFMNAAPKGGLFIADNIIRAFFAVDIILTFFVAYIEPRTQLLVQDSKKIAIRYLSTWFIMDVVSTIPYEALGYFITGRVKAGVSYSLLGMLRLWRLSKIKQFFTRLEKDIRFSYFWIRCCRLLSVTLFLMHCAGCLYYLLADRYPNQGKTWIGAVIPNFREASLSVRYISSIYWSITTMTTVGYGDLHAVNAREMIFNILYMLFNLGLTAYLIGNMTNLVVEGTRHTMEFRNSIQAASNFVYRNHLPPHLGEQILAHMCLTFKAESLNQHQLMDQLPKSIRKSICQHFFLPTLKEVYLFKGVSKDMLLLLVTKMKAEYVPPREDVIMQNETPDDVYVVVSGKVEIVYCDNEKEEVVGELSTGDIFGEISALCNRPQSYTFRTKTLCQLLRMKQCSLREVLQTKQKDRIVIIENFLKHQIEYKDISIANLIEENGECDEANIPCNLLTVVATGSSCLLEELLKAGMDPDIGDSRGRRPLHIAASKGFEDCVLVLLNHACNVNIQDMDGNTPLWIAITAKHHKIFNLLYRCACISNPNIGGNLLCLAAKRNDLSTVKELLKHSLNMDSENHEGLTALQVALAENHEEIIRFLVMNGANIEKAGLSGRNRKMKHHLLEEMVHKREVGYPITVLELPSETKQIKVSGEQGHMLNWERIGHCPRVSVYKGHPLLRIPSSEAGKLISLPSTMKELKNIIGKRLGIDASNRTVTNADGAEIDSIEVLRHNDKLFIVEDEEFTKI